From Scleropages formosus chromosome 1, fSclFor1.1, whole genome shotgun sequence, a single genomic window includes:
- the tdrd15 gene encoding tudor domain-containing protein 15 isoform X1 encodes MSTRHFPEVHRSHLPAPCALWSVELNLTHVDCSPGDTLVHFQGQYLTVCELDYDILQVEIQNAEKRAVSVDLAGLYLVEDTLSGCWYRGRVQNIRDNLYEVFLVDYGSVLTVDASHLACASGEMFMLPPKIVCGFFANFLPAGEQWDAVASEYFSSLIGTNIKGYIQALLPHKVMILEVPEVTRDLLKRSLGRHVNRDTFLVLVEMLIEVPLKQRNKPAPDLLVEKQVGEEFCFGPSQLQDFENILSFHRPKLSVGTKYRARITAAIKPSVFYCQLTSMAEDLKDMTYNLSLCCDLKTKDPLAKSVRNMGLLCAARGKDEKWHRGLVQCLPVNSQVRILFIDFGFCESVKVENICHLPPHFLSLPFMAFPCILSNTSESDVAVRKEQFDLFKKGLLGGVLGVQIDHFSIKENLYIVTLCTVGNEDSAEFQNSKNPTRQVTSNASTGLYEKDKVTPHNGCAVQYTNELTDELNKKAESFVSLDSLKGVKEKSVFRGIVEHVLNPSDFWLRTEERNSAFEDMTEKLKAYFTDLPLDAEILENPVPGCLCSAMYEKDWHYYRAVIKKIIKHGAEVYFIDFGNSERVPYMLIKKLPLDFTAEPAFAMNCSLAHVVPVEDVWTVSASDYFKKAVLNKVLTVYVVHRQKDKLVVELRDEKVSESINTQMVKAELAVFWKLKPVRPASFLHQKQNVFQKSTPVTKVRCMSRNINKVSSEPRKSQNVVTVRNGGSCRESVESMTKTESQKKQAPAKVKQLTFGIGSELHVRCCHINSPSDFWCQPKSKLGCLKRLMTQMQDYYEKHEDALQPNEEYCVIKRVEDGRWYRGCIVGTLGHEVSVILVDFGIILREKAHKLRAVKAEYFELEGLAFRCSFHGLIEPVEKFPNVWSREASSLLRDFVNSNLENLTCCMHAMVVMKHLGLFNIVELHAPHQSATRLLVEKGFAKKINCPKPLISSLSLFSYVFSMFDIKIGSRESVYVTHVCSPWEFYCQLERNSEMLENLMEKVTRKSSEIVCENVVSSQERLCFAKYFEDGQWYRGLVFPVKSNLHFNILFVDYGNMQVVQKKNVLPIPSDATELLFTPMQALRCRLFSVPKGDASMEVISFLKKAALNVLLEAKFVGKDEDGTLVCDLFDGNLHLNEKIQELMAMHGKSLRLVEKRSQCQTHQTLKKLESPKTGSSKSCAVGQGDKPQRGVNAAQNPSGNSAEERHQSKELSRPLKEQIGNITLEKPNHLPEMPLKAGFRRLAFVFHGNTVSDFYIQMKNDKQTVLEMCEQLNSAFFRENPEQVIGPVNTSDFIAAEYKEDGTLYWAVVTDVNDGHLTVEFFDYGNVATVEKREVLVLTNTFLTQPRLSTHCSQEKSPGFGNDDLFQSLVTGKPIVVEFVRQCGSKWTVKTDVPLVQQLSQDNCSSDKVNDVFSGSHRNENQTKDEYITVEEKEAQSCCTDMEYVERVQTTCDSARRNNLVIPVKSERSTNVNHVKVQLTGKHQLISSSEHHLIMKSCVETPQVAEVTFLALSNLPGSKQANTPHQIIIKPGQNEEGTLLSVFENGGFIIRLKQNKETFALLSQLLGKNVVRSNKVSVMDSKEGFESGLQSKSSKKQWCRAMVQKVFSSKEQCLVYCLDNGTPVVVSDDSIEELPVEVKHVPIQAVFCRLTCPYDFVSEFCKTEMLAALIRFDMVKVVFVTSSETSQLWRVDTMINGVLQQLEDSVKNIVQPRKTSLNGNRNQIQTFCIEENPVPRHPVVPVETDVRLSGVSVTLVDPSEFHVILEKYLLTRSMVSTALKYLPEDFHFFPEAHWIPSPCCLLSSDVNKLCRAEFLDVDNVSEGVSLVDYGHCVDVPYLCWQEVKQLPEKLTRIPKEHWSDEALVFSQQGICERNLMIYFRQYVSEAQWEMDVASQGVNIVMMLVDSGHAMYINSFLGLPFQREMIPAVVLCKLNTGAVDTPVSLKPLGDHGVAKQQCEDNRHSNHSDDPRFTETFQHVRRSRRPLLLKTQKELEQ; translated from the exons ATGTCTACAAGGCATTTTCCAGAAGTCCATAG GTCACATCTTCCTGCACCATGTGCTTTGTGGTCAGTGGAACTGAACCTTACCCATGTGGACTGCAGCCCTGGGGATACACTGGTGCACTTCCAGGGACAGTATCTGACTGTGTGTGAACTTGACTACGACATACTACAGGTAGAAAtccaaaatgcagagaaaagagCGGTGTCTGTGGACTTGGCTGGACTCTACCTGGTGGAGGATACCCTATCTGGTTGTTGGTACAGAGGCAGAGTCCAGAACATACGGGACAACCTATATGAGGTATTCCTTGTGGACTACGGCAGTGTCCTGACTGTTGACGCTAGTCACTTGGCCTGTGCCTCCGGTGAGATGTTCATGCTTCCCCCAAAAATTGTGTGCGGGTTTTTTGCTAATTTCCTCCCGGCTGGCGAGCAGTGGGATGCTGTTGCATCAGAGTACTTCTCCTCCTTGATAGGAACTAATATCAAAGGGTACATCCAAGCCCTGTTGCCACATAAAGTGATGATCCTGGAAGTGCCAGAAGTTACCCGAGACCTTTTGAAGCGAAGTTTGGGAAGGCATGTGAACCGGGACACGTTCCTGGTTCTTGTGGAAATGTTGATCGAGGTGCCActcaaacaaagaaacaaacctGCTCCAGACCTCCTGGTTGAAAAGCAGGTTGGGGAAGAATTCTGCTTTGGGCCTTCCCAGTTGCAGGACTTTGAGAATATACTCTCATTCCATAGACCAAAGCTGTCTGTGGGTACTAAGTACAGGGCCAGAATAACTGCAGCAATAAAAccaagtgtgttttactgccagttGACAAGTATGGCAGAAGACCTGAAAGACATGACGTATAATTTGTCACTCTGTTGTGACTTGAAGACTAAAGACCCTCTCGCCAAATCAGTCAGAAATATGGGGCTCCTCTGTGCTGCCAGAGGGAAGGATGAGAAGTGGCATAGGGGACTTGTGCAGTGTCTTCCTGTAAACTCTCAAGTGAGAATTCTCTTCATTGACTTTGGCTTCTGTGAATCCGTTAAAGTTGAAAACATTTGTCACCTTCCTcctcattttctctctcttccaTTTATGGCTTTCCCATGCATCTTGTCTAATACTAGTGAATCAGATGTGGCTGTTCGGAAAGAGCAGTTCGACCTTTTCAAAAAAGGACTACTGGGAGGTGTTTTGGGTGTTCAGATAGATCATTTCAGCATCAAGGAGAATCTGTACATTGTTACACTATGTACTGTGGGCAATGAAGACAGTGCAGAATTTCAAAATTCCAAGAATCCTACTAGACAGGTGACAAGTAATGCCAGCACTGGTCTTTATGAGAAGGACAAAGTCACTCCCCATAATGGCTGTGCTGTGCAATACACAAATGAGTTGACAGATGAGTTAAACAAAAAGGCTGAATCCTTTGTAAGTTTAGACAGTCTGAAGGGAGTAAAAGAGAAATCTGTGTTTCGAGGTATTGTTGAACATGTTCTAAATCCATCTGACTTCTGGTTGAGGACAGAGGAGCGAAACAGTGCGTTTGAAGACATGACAGAGAAACTGAAAGCGTACTTCACCGACTTACCCCTAGATGCAGAAATCCTTGAGAATCCAGTTCCTGGTTGTCTTTGCAGTGCAATGTATGAAAAGGATTGGCATTACTACCGAGCTGTAATCAAAAAGATTATCAAACATGGTGCTGAAGTATATTTTATAGACTTTGGGAACTCAGAGAGAGTTCCATACATGCTTATCAAAAAGCTTCCTCTCGACTTTACAGCTGAACCTGCATTTGCCATGAATTGCTCATTGGCCCATGTAGTTCCAGTGGAAGATGTCTGGACAGTCTCTGCAAGTGACTACTTCAAGAAAGCTGTGCTAAACAAAGTACTTACAGTTTATGTTGTccacagacagaaagacaagCTAGTTGTAGAGCTGAGGGATGAAAAGGTCAGTGAAAGCATTAACACACAAATGGTAAAAGCAGAGCTGGCTGTGTTCTGGAAACTGAAGCCAGTCAGACCTGCTTCATTCCTTCACCAAAAGCAAAATGTCTTTCAGAAGTCTACACCAGTGACCAAAGTAAGATGTATGTCAAGAAACATAAACAAAGTAAGCAGTGAGCCAAGAAAAAGCCAGAATGTAGTAACTGTAAGAAATGGTGGATCATGTAGAGAGTCTGTGGAAAGTATGACCAAAACAGAAAGTCAGAAAAAACAGGCCCCAGCTAAGGTTAAACAGCTGACATTTGGGATTGGAAGTGAGCTGCATGTTCGATGTTGTCACATCAATTCCCCTTCAGATTTCTGGTGTCAGCCCAAGAGCAAGTTGGGCTGCTTGAAGAGACTGATGACACAAATGCAAGACTATTATGAAAAACATGAAGATGCTTTGCAACCAAATGAAGAATACTGTGTTATAAAGCGTGTAGAAGACGGCAGGTGGTACAGAGGCTGCATTGTTGGAACTCTTGGTCATGAGGTCAGTGTAATCCTAGTGGATTTTGGCATTATTTTGAGAGAGAAAGCCCACAAACTTCGAGCAGTAAAGGCAGAATACTTTGAACTTGAAGGACTAGCGTTTAGGTGCAGTTTCCACGGTTTAATTGAACCTGTAGAAAAATTTCCTAATGTCTGGAGTAGAGAGGCAAGCAGTTTGCTGAGAGATTTTGTTAACAGCAATTTGGAAAATCTCACATGTTGCATGCATGCTATGGTGGTGATGAAACATCTTGGTTTGTTCAATATTGTTGAACTCCATGCACCTCATCAAAGTGCAACAAGGTTACTCGTAGAAAAAGGTTTTGCGAAAAAGATCAACTGTCCAAAGCCACTCATCTCTTCACTTAGCCTCTTTTCCTATGTGTTCTCCATGTTTGACATCAAAATTGGGAGCAGGGAGTCTGTGTATGTCACTCATGTGTGCAGCCCATGGGAGTTTTACTGCCAGTTGGAGAGAAACTCAGAAATGCTGGAAAATCTCATGGAGAAAGTCACAAGGAAAAGCAGTGaaattgtgtgtgaaaatgtggttTCTTCTCAGGAGAGGCTTTGCTTCGCAAAATACTTTGAGGATGGCCAGTGGTATAGAGGCCTAGTCTTCCCCGTTAAGTCAAACCTGCATTTCAACATACTGTTTGTTGATTATGGAAACatgcaagttgtacaaaaaaagaatgTCCTGCCTATTCCAAGTGATGCCACAGAGTTACTCTTTACACCTATGCAGGCACTGAGATGTCGACTCTTCAGTGTCCCGAAGGGAGATGCCAGCATGGAGGTGATTTCTTTCCTGAAGAAAGCTGCTCTGAATGTGCTGTTGGAGGCCAAATTTGTTGGGAAAGATGAGGACGGTACCCTCGTCTGTGACTTGTTTGATGGGAATCTGcacttaaatgaaaaaatccaAGAACTCATGGCAATGCATGGTAAAAGTCTCAGATTAGTAGAAAAAAGAAGCCAGTGTCAAACCCAtcagacattaaaaaaactggagTCACCCAAAACAGGATCCTCAAAGTCTTGTGCTGTGGGTCAGGGAGACAAACCACAAAGGGGTGTGAACGCAGCCCAGAATCCGAGTGGCAATTCGGCAGAGGAAAGGCATCAAAGCAAAGAGCTATCCAGACCCCTGAAGGAGCAAATAGGaaacatcactttggaaaaaccaAACCATCTTCCAGAGATGCCACTAAAGGCAGGGTTCCGAAGGCTGGCATTTGTTTTCCACGGGAACACTGTTTCAGACTTTTACATTcagatgaaaaatgacaaacaaacagTTTTAGAAATGTGCGAGCAACTCAACAGTgcatttttcagagaaaatccAGAGCAGGTAATTGGACCTGTAAACACCAGTGATTTCATTGCAGCTGAATACAAAGAGGATGGTACTCTCTACTGGGCAGTCGTGACAGATGTAAACGATGGCCACCTGACAGTGGAGTTTTTTGACTATGGAAATGTGGCAACGGTAGAGAAGAGGGAGGTACTTGTGCTCACCAACACTTTCTTGACACAGCCCCGGCTCAGCACACACTGTTCACAAGAGAAGTCGCCTGGCTTTGGAAACGATGACCTTTTCCAATCTCTAGTAACTGGCAAACCTATTGTGGTTGAATTTGTTAGACAATGTGGATCAAAGTGGACTGTGAAGACTGACGTTCCGTTGGTTCAGCAGCTCTCACAGGATAACTGTAGTAGTGATAAGGTGAATGATGTTTTTTCTGGCTCACACAGAAATGAGAACCAAACCAAAGATGAGTACATAACTGTAGAAGAGAAAGAAGCACAAAGTTGCTGTACAGATATGGAATATGTAGAGAGAGTGCAAACAACATGCGATAGTGCCAGAAGAAATAACTTGGTAATACCGGTTAAGTCAGAACGCAGCACTAATGTTAACCATGTCAAAGTACAGCTTACAGGGAAACACCAGTTAATATCAAGTTCTGAACATCATCTCATTATGAAGTCTTGTGTAGAGACACCACAAGTAGCTGAAGTGACATTTCTGGCGCTCTCAAATCTTCCCGGTAGCAAGCAGGCAAATACTCCacatcaaattattattaaacctGGACAAAATGAAGAAGGGacactgctttctgtttttgagAATGGAGGCTTTATCATCAgactaaaacaaaataaagaaacctTTGCTTTGTTGAGTCAACTTTTAGGAAAAAATGTGGTGAGATCTAACAAGGTTTCTGTAATGGATAGCAAAGAAGGATTTGAATCTGGACTTCAGTCAAAGTCAAGTAAGAAACAATGGTGCAGAGCCATGGTGCAAAAAGTATTTTCCAGCAAGGAGCAATGTTTAGTCTACTGTTTGGATAATGGTACCCCAGTGGTGGTCTCTGATGACAGCATTGAAGAGCTCCCTGTAGAAGTCAAGCACGTTCCCATCCAGGCTGTTTTTTGTAGGTTGACTTGTCCCTATGACTTTGTCAGTGAGTTTTGCAAAACGGAAATGTTGGCAGCCTTAATAAGGTTTGACATGGTAAAAGTGGTATTTGTGACGTCGTCTGAAACCTCTCAACTCTGGAGAGTGGACACCATGATCAATGGGGTTCTGCAGCAACTTGAAGATAGTGTGAAAAATATTGTACAACCAAGAAAAACTTCCCTGAATGGAAACAGAAATCAAATCCAAACATTTTGTATTGAAGAAAACCCTGTTCCACGACACCCTGTTGTACCTGTGGAGACGGACGTGAGACTCTCTGGCGTTTCAGTAACTCTTGTAGATCCATCTGAATTCCATGTCATTCTGGAAAAGTATCTACTTACCAGAAGCATGGTCTCCACTGCTCTCAAGTACCTTCCAGAGGATTTCCACTTTTTCCCTGAAGCACATTGGATTCCCTCTCCCTGTTGCCTTTTGAGCTCTGATGTTAATAAGTTGTGTAGGGCAGAGTTTTTGGATGTGGACAATGTCTCTGAAGGGGTTAGCCTTGTTGACTATGGCCATTGTGTTGATGTACCCTACTTGTGTTGGCAAGAGGTAAAGCAGCTGCCAGAGAAGTTAACAAGAATACCAAAAGAGCACTGGTCGGATGAGGCACTTGTGTTTTCCCAGCAGGGCATATGTGAGAGGAATCTCATGATCTACTTTAGGCAGTATGTTTCTGAGGCTCAGTGGGAAATGGATGTTGCGTCGCAGGGGGTCAACATTGTTATGATGCTGGTAGACAGTGGACATGCCATGTACATCAACAGCTTTCTTGGGCTCCCATTTCAGCGGGAGATGATTCCAGCTGTAGTCCTTTGTAAACTGAACACAGGGGCAGTTGACACACCGGTTTCATTGAAACCATTGGGAGATCATGGAGTGGCGAAGCAGCAGTGTGAGGATAACAGGC
- the tdrd15 gene encoding tudor domain-containing protein 15 isoform X2 → MSTRHFPEVHRSHLPAPCALWSVELNLTHVDCSPGDTLVHFQGQYLTVCELDYDILQALRCRLFSVPKGDASMEVISFLKKAALNVLLEAKFVGKDEDGTLVCDLFDGNLHLNEKIQELMAMHGKSLRLVEKRSQCQTHQTLKKLESPKTGSSKSCAVGQGDKPQRGVNAAQNPSGNSAEERHQSKELSRPLKEQIGNITLEKPNHLPEMPLKAGFRRLAFVFHGNTVSDFYIQMKNDKQTVLEMCEQLNSAFFRENPEQVIGPVNTSDFIAAEYKEDGTLYWAVVTDVNDGHLTVEFFDYGNVATVEKREVLVLTNTFLTQPRLSTHCSQEKSPGFGNDDLFQSLVTGKPIVVEFVRQCGSKWTVKTDVPLVQQLSQDNCSSDKVNDVFSGSHRNENQTKDEYITVEEKEAQSCCTDMEYVERVQTTCDSARRNNLVIPVKSERSTNVNHVKVQLTGKHQLISSSEHHLIMKSCVETPQVAEVTFLALSNLPGSKQANTPHQIIIKPGQNEEGTLLSVFENGGFIIRLKQNKETFALLSQLLGKNVVRSNKVSVMDSKEGFESGLQSKSSKKQWCRAMVQKVFSSKEQCLVYCLDNGTPVVVSDDSIEELPVEVKHVPIQAVFCRLTCPYDFVSEFCKTEMLAALIRFDMVKVVFVTSSETSQLWRVDTMINGVLQQLEDSVKNIVQPRKTSLNGNRNQIQTFCIEENPVPRHPVVPVETDVRLSGVSVTLVDPSEFHVILEKYLLTRSMVSTALKYLPEDFHFFPEAHWIPSPCCLLSSDVNKLCRAEFLDVDNVSEGVSLVDYGHCVDVPYLCWQEVKQLPEKLTRIPKEHWSDEALVFSQQGICERNLMIYFRQYVSEAQWEMDVASQGVNIVMMLVDSGHAMYINSFLGLPFQREMIPAVVLCKLNTGAVDTPVSLKPLGDHGVAKQQCEDNRHSNHSDDPRFTETFQHVRRSRRPLLLKTQKELEQ, encoded by the exons ATGTCTACAAGGCATTTTCCAGAAGTCCATAG GTCACATCTTCCTGCACCATGTGCTTTGTGGTCAGTGGAACTGAACCTTACCCATGTGGACTGCAGCCCTGGGGATACACTGGTGCACTTCCAGGGACAGTATCTGACTGTGTGTGAACTTGACTACGACATACTACAG GCACTGAGATGTCGACTCTTCAGTGTCCCGAAGGGAGATGCCAGCATGGAGGTGATTTCTTTCCTGAAGAAAGCTGCTCTGAATGTGCTGTTGGAGGCCAAATTTGTTGGGAAAGATGAGGACGGTACCCTCGTCTGTGACTTGTTTGATGGGAATCTGcacttaaatgaaaaaatccaAGAACTCATGGCAATGCATGGTAAAAGTCTCAGATTAGTAGAAAAAAGAAGCCAGTGTCAAACCCAtcagacattaaaaaaactggagTCACCCAAAACAGGATCCTCAAAGTCTTGTGCTGTGGGTCAGGGAGACAAACCACAAAGGGGTGTGAACGCAGCCCAGAATCCGAGTGGCAATTCGGCAGAGGAAAGGCATCAAAGCAAAGAGCTATCCAGACCCCTGAAGGAGCAAATAGGaaacatcactttggaaaaaccaAACCATCTTCCAGAGATGCCACTAAAGGCAGGGTTCCGAAGGCTGGCATTTGTTTTCCACGGGAACACTGTTTCAGACTTTTACATTcagatgaaaaatgacaaacaaacagTTTTAGAAATGTGCGAGCAACTCAACAGTgcatttttcagagaaaatccAGAGCAGGTAATTGGACCTGTAAACACCAGTGATTTCATTGCAGCTGAATACAAAGAGGATGGTACTCTCTACTGGGCAGTCGTGACAGATGTAAACGATGGCCACCTGACAGTGGAGTTTTTTGACTATGGAAATGTGGCAACGGTAGAGAAGAGGGAGGTACTTGTGCTCACCAACACTTTCTTGACACAGCCCCGGCTCAGCACACACTGTTCACAAGAGAAGTCGCCTGGCTTTGGAAACGATGACCTTTTCCAATCTCTAGTAACTGGCAAACCTATTGTGGTTGAATTTGTTAGACAATGTGGATCAAAGTGGACTGTGAAGACTGACGTTCCGTTGGTTCAGCAGCTCTCACAGGATAACTGTAGTAGTGATAAGGTGAATGATGTTTTTTCTGGCTCACACAGAAATGAGAACCAAACCAAAGATGAGTACATAACTGTAGAAGAGAAAGAAGCACAAAGTTGCTGTACAGATATGGAATATGTAGAGAGAGTGCAAACAACATGCGATAGTGCCAGAAGAAATAACTTGGTAATACCGGTTAAGTCAGAACGCAGCACTAATGTTAACCATGTCAAAGTACAGCTTACAGGGAAACACCAGTTAATATCAAGTTCTGAACATCATCTCATTATGAAGTCTTGTGTAGAGACACCACAAGTAGCTGAAGTGACATTTCTGGCGCTCTCAAATCTTCCCGGTAGCAAGCAGGCAAATACTCCacatcaaattattattaaacctGGACAAAATGAAGAAGGGacactgctttctgtttttgagAATGGAGGCTTTATCATCAgactaaaacaaaataaagaaacctTTGCTTTGTTGAGTCAACTTTTAGGAAAAAATGTGGTGAGATCTAACAAGGTTTCTGTAATGGATAGCAAAGAAGGATTTGAATCTGGACTTCAGTCAAAGTCAAGTAAGAAACAATGGTGCAGAGCCATGGTGCAAAAAGTATTTTCCAGCAAGGAGCAATGTTTAGTCTACTGTTTGGATAATGGTACCCCAGTGGTGGTCTCTGATGACAGCATTGAAGAGCTCCCTGTAGAAGTCAAGCACGTTCCCATCCAGGCTGTTTTTTGTAGGTTGACTTGTCCCTATGACTTTGTCAGTGAGTTTTGCAAAACGGAAATGTTGGCAGCCTTAATAAGGTTTGACATGGTAAAAGTGGTATTTGTGACGTCGTCTGAAACCTCTCAACTCTGGAGAGTGGACACCATGATCAATGGGGTTCTGCAGCAACTTGAAGATAGTGTGAAAAATATTGTACAACCAAGAAAAACTTCCCTGAATGGAAACAGAAATCAAATCCAAACATTTTGTATTGAAGAAAACCCTGTTCCACGACACCCTGTTGTACCTGTGGAGACGGACGTGAGACTCTCTGGCGTTTCAGTAACTCTTGTAGATCCATCTGAATTCCATGTCATTCTGGAAAAGTATCTACTTACCAGAAGCATGGTCTCCACTGCTCTCAAGTACCTTCCAGAGGATTTCCACTTTTTCCCTGAAGCACATTGGATTCCCTCTCCCTGTTGCCTTTTGAGCTCTGATGTTAATAAGTTGTGTAGGGCAGAGTTTTTGGATGTGGACAATGTCTCTGAAGGGGTTAGCCTTGTTGACTATGGCCATTGTGTTGATGTACCCTACTTGTGTTGGCAAGAGGTAAAGCAGCTGCCAGAGAAGTTAACAAGAATACCAAAAGAGCACTGGTCGGATGAGGCACTTGTGTTTTCCCAGCAGGGCATATGTGAGAGGAATCTCATGATCTACTTTAGGCAGTATGTTTCTGAGGCTCAGTGGGAAATGGATGTTGCGTCGCAGGGGGTCAACATTGTTATGATGCTGGTAGACAGTGGACATGCCATGTACATCAACAGCTTTCTTGGGCTCCCATTTCAGCGGGAGATGATTCCAGCTGTAGTCCTTTGTAAACTGAACACAGGGGCAGTTGACACACCGGTTTCATTGAAACCATTGGGAGATCATGGAGTGGCGAAGCAGCAGTGTGAGGATAACAGGC